A single window of Synechococcus sp. C9 DNA harbors:
- a CDS encoding cation:proton antiporter subunit C, protein MMVLEICVFATVLVGFLGLLYKRNLIMKVIAMDVMSTGVIAYYVLSAARKGVFTPILIPQRQVDYADPVPQAVILTAIVIGLSIQALMLVGVMKLSRSYPTLDVRDIELKNSR, encoded by the coding sequence ATAATGGTTTTAGAAATCTGTGTATTTGCTACGGTCTTGGTGGGTTTTTTAGGCTTACTATACAAACGGAATCTGATTATGAAAGTAATTGCCATGGATGTGATGAGTACGGGGGTGATTGCCTATTATGTGTTGTCGGCGGCACGCAAAGGGGTGTTCACGCCGATTTTGATCCCGCAACGGCAGGTGGATTATGCTGACCCGGTGCCCCAGGCGGTGATTTTAACGGCGATTGTGATTGGCTTATCCATTCAGGCGTTGATGTTGGTGGGGGTGATGAAGTTGTCCCGTTCCTATCCCACGTTGGATGTTCGTGATATTGAGTTAAAAAATTCCCGATGA
- a CDS encoding cation:proton antiporter gives MNTLTIVWLASAFCLGFIIYLLPQLTRSLALVQGFFSLGYGLTLAVRLEPVRLRLLDSFGVGLFLDDLTSFFIITNALVTIAVIFTLWESDKTPFFFAQVLMVHGSVNVAFASTDWISLYVALEVLGIAAFLLVTYPGNERVIWVGLRYLLVSNVAMLFYLVGAVLVYESHHSFDFVGLGEAPPEAAALLLLGLLVKGGVFPLGLWLPMTHATAEAPVSALLSGVVVKAAVLALIRCALLVPQVEPVVRLLGVGTALLGVGCGMFERDVKRVLAWSTTSQVGFILAAPEVGGFYALAHGLVKGALFLLAGQLPSRNLGVLQQQGIPRTLGIPWALACFSISGFPLLAGFGAKVLTMKNLLPWQVWGMTGAAVGTATIYAGALFLAWQPLTVPLTPGFWGAMGVLLGGLLVANGVYYEAFTWENILKPLVIIACGWGLYWGVVRRVQVALPRGWEQVEQILGLMSVGLVVLFGLVWVW, from the coding sequence ATGAATACCCTAACCATTGTGTGGCTCGCCAGTGCTTTTTGCCTGGGATTTATCATCTATTTATTGCCCCAATTAACCCGGTCTTTGGCTTTGGTGCAGGGCTTTTTTTCCTTGGGGTATGGCTTGACTTTGGCGGTGCGATTGGAACCGGTGCGCTTGCGTTTGCTGGATAGTTTTGGGGTGGGTTTATTTTTGGATGACTTGACCAGTTTTTTTATTATTACCAATGCCCTGGTCACGATTGCGGTGATATTTACCCTTTGGGAGAGTGATAAAACCCCGTTTTTTTTCGCCCAAGTTTTGATGGTGCATGGCAGTGTGAATGTGGCGTTTGCCAGCACGGATTGGATCAGTTTATATGTGGCGTTGGAAGTATTGGGCATTGCGGCGTTTTTGCTGGTCACTTACCCAGGCAATGAGCGGGTGATTTGGGTGGGGTTGCGGTATTTGTTGGTGAGTAATGTGGCGATGTTGTTTTATTTGGTGGGGGCGGTGTTGGTGTATGAATCGCACCATTCGTTTGATTTTGTGGGGTTGGGGGAGGCACCCCCGGAGGCGGCGGCGTTGCTGTTGCTGGGGTTGCTGGTCAAGGGGGGGGTGTTTCCGTTGGGGTTGTGGTTGCCCATGACCCATGCTACGGCGGAGGCACCGGTGTCGGCTCTGCTGTCGGGGGTGGTGGTGAAGGCGGCGGTGTTAGCCCTGATCCGCTGTGCGTTGCTGGTGCCGCAGGTGGAGCCGGTGGTGCGGTTGCTGGGGGTGGGCACGGCATTGCTGGGGGTGGGGTGTGGGATGTTTGAGCGGGATGTGAAGCGGGTGCTGGCGTGGAGTACCACGTCCCAGGTGGGGTTTATTTTGGCGGCGCCGGAGGTGGGGGGGTTTTATGCCCTGGCGCATGGGTTGGTGAAGGGGGCGTTGTTTCTCCTGGCGGGGCAGTTACCAAGCCGGAATCTGGGGGTGTTGCAACAGCAGGGGATTCCCCGCACCTTGGGCATCCCTTGGGCGTTGGCGTGTTTTTCCATCTCCGGGTTTCCTCTGTTGGCGGGGTTTGGGGCAAAGGTGCTGACGATGAAGAATCTTTTGCCTTGGCAGGTGTGGGGGATGACGGGGGCGGCGGTGGGGACGGCGACGATCTATGCGGGGGCGTTGTTTCTGGCTTGGCAACCGCTGACTGTGCCATTAACGCCGGGGTTTTGGGGGGCGATGGGGGTGTTGTTGGGGGGCTTGTTGGTGGCGAATGGGGTGTATTACGAGGCGTTTACCTGGGAGAATATCCTGAAACCTTTGGTGATCATCGCCTGCGGATGGGGGTTATATTGGGGGGTAGTGCGGCGGGTGCAGGTGGCTTTGCCCCGGGGCTGGGAACAGGTGGAGCAGATATTGGGGTTGATGAGCGTGGGTTTGGTGGTGCTGTTTGGGTTGGTGTGGGTATGGTAG
- a CDS encoding Na(+)/H(+) antiporter subunit B, with translation MAKWVYVLAVLAFGVKMVVVPHPISESPLAVVAAVVQDSGIPNTVSAIILRNRLYDTVCEVVVFTIAIMGVQKLMANERPLRRIYQLTDAPSVVLAQLGATIAAMVGVELALRGHLSPGGGFAAGVAGGTAIGLIAMTSSPELLQRIYQRWHIPTWEKVVVLVFIVLAVLTLTGWELPQGEVGALVSGGMIPVLNVLVAVKVTLGSWGMVLVFIRYRGLL, from the coding sequence ATGGCGAAGTGGGTGTATGTGCTGGCGGTGTTGGCGTTTGGGGTAAAGATGGTGGTAGTGCCCCATCCCATCTCCGAATCTCCCCTGGCGGTGGTGGCGGCGGTGGTGCAGGATAGCGGCATTCCCAATACGGTGTCGGCGATCATTCTCCGCAATCGGCTGTACGATACGGTGTGTGAAGTCGTTGTCTTTACGATTGCCATCATGGGGGTGCAGAAGCTGATGGCGAATGAACGACCTTTGCGCCGGATTTACCAACTCACGGATGCGCCCTCGGTGGTGCTGGCACAGTTGGGGGCGACGATTGCTGCTATGGTGGGGGTGGAATTGGCACTGCGGGGGCATCTCTCGCCGGGGGGTGGGTTTGCCGCTGGGGTAGCGGGGGGGACAGCTATTGGGTTGATTGCCATGACCTCTTCGCCGGAGTTATTACAACGGATTTACCAACGCTGGCATATCCCCACCTGGGAAAAGGTGGTGGTCTTGGTGTTCATTGTCCTGGCGGTATTAACTTTGACGGGGTGGGAGCTGCCCCAGGGGGAGGTGGGGGCTTTGGTGAGTGGGGGGATGATTCCGGTGTTGAATGTGCTGGTGGCGGTGAAGGTGACGTTGGGTTCCTGGGGAATGGTGCTGGTGTTTATCCGGTATCGGGGCTTGCTGTAA
- a CDS encoding DUF4040 domain-containing protein has product MCWLIAPTHRSESVTSEMLVLTALLPLSAGLLVLQTNPYRALVVRGILGSVAALVYALLGAADVALTEALVGTLLAVILYAVAVRSSLVVRLGVLTADLERRGQELQTLMTELRRVLGQQHLLVEWVTYAEPSALEQGLAQQEVHAMCTCSEPMGIHTTTPILRLYEILQREWTIPMTVDYQPLVTATGGH; this is encoded by the coding sequence ATGTGTTGGCTTATTGCGCCCACCCACCGGAGCGAAAGCGTGACGAGTGAGATGCTGGTACTGACGGCGTTATTACCCCTATCGGCGGGCTTGCTGGTTCTGCAAACCAATCCCTACCGGGCGTTGGTGGTGCGGGGGATTTTGGGGTCGGTGGCGGCACTTGTCTATGCCCTGTTGGGAGCCGCCGATGTGGCGTTGACGGAAGCCCTGGTGGGGACGCTGCTGGCGGTGATTCTCTATGCGGTGGCGGTGCGGTCGTCTCTGGTGGTGCGTTTGGGGGTGCTGACGGCGGACTTGGAACGGCGGGGTCAGGAGTTGCAAACCCTGATGACCGAACTGCGGCGGGTGTTGGGGCAACAGCACCTTTTGGTGGAATGGGTCACCTATGCGGAACCGTCAGCCTTGGAGCAGGGGTTGGCACAGCAGGAGGTTCACGCCATGTGTACCTGCTCGGAACCGATGGGGATTCACACGACCACCCCCATCCTGCGTTTATACGAAATACTGCAAAGGGAATGGACAATTCCCATGACGGTTGATTACCAACCGCTGGTTACGGCAACGGGGGGGCACTGA
- a CDS encoding DUF1350 family protein: MDWLWQDLGESQVLLPPEPQGIIHFLGGAFVGALPQWSYRWLLERLAAHGYIIITKSVIPDLDHRGLAAKAYGEFNDVVQVLKLPTDLPVYGVGHSLGCKLHLLIGGLFPVERAGQIFISYNNFGLQGALPWLEALRHVPVLDQLPLEFSPSPKETLDFIRRRYRVPRNVLIRFADDTLDETPQLTEVLREKFPDGLRLHYLTGNHLTPLGLEVNWGQKGAFSPLDALGQWCKEWLYQDLLTLERVMVGSLRQ; this comes from the coding sequence ATGGATTGGCTGTGGCAGGATTTGGGGGAATCGCAGGTGTTGCTCCCGCCGGAACCTCAAGGAATTATTCACTTTTTGGGGGGGGCGTTTGTGGGGGCACTGCCCCAGTGGAGTTATCGTTGGTTGCTGGAGCGGTTGGCGGCACATGGGTACATTATTATTACCAAATCGGTGATTCCTGACCTGGATCATCGGGGTTTGGCGGCGAAAGCCTACGGGGAGTTTAACGATGTGGTGCAGGTGTTAAAACTGCCTACGGATTTGCCGGTGTATGGGGTGGGGCACAGTTTGGGCTGTAAATTGCATTTACTCATCGGCGGGCTGTTCCCGGTGGAGCGGGCGGGGCAGATATTCATTAGTTACAACAATTTTGGGTTGCAGGGGGCGTTGCCCTGGCTGGAGGCGTTGCGCCATGTGCCGGTGTTGGATCAACTGCCGCTGGAGTTTAGCCCGTCGCCGAAGGAAACCTTGGATTTTATCCGCAGGCGGTATCGGGTGCCCCGGAATGTGTTGATTCGGTTTGCCGATGACACGTTGGATGAAACGCCCCAATTGACAGAGGTTCTGCGGGAGAAGTTTCCCGATGGCTTGCGGTTGCATTATTTAACCGGGAATCACCTGACGCCCTTGGGGTTGGAGGTGAATTGGGGGCAAAAAGGGGCATTTAGTCCCTTGGATGCGCTGGGGCAGTGGTGCAAGGAGTGGCTGTACCAGGATTTGTTGACCCTGGAGCGGGTGATGGTGGGGAGTTTGCGCCAGTGA
- a CDS encoding STAS domain-containing protein codes for MCTFERLSALQSQEVKTITDADDAIDLSDEEKKLLNQANGQVLLFYLSGPMIFGVAKAIAREHSAMGNVGAIILDLTDVPMLGVTACLAIENMVLEALEQGRVVYIVGAAGSTHNRLQKFGVLDRLPLDHLVSERRLALAKALVELNIPVSHSLVGSGEKVLHS; via the coding sequence TTGTGCACTTTTGAACGGTTGTCAGCCTTGCAATCCCAGGAGGTCAAAACGATTACTGATGCGGATGATGCGATTGATTTGAGTGATGAAGAAAAAAAATTACTCAATCAAGCCAATGGGCAAGTGTTGCTGTTTTATCTGAGTGGACCGATGATTTTTGGGGTGGCGAAAGCGATTGCCCGGGAACACAGCGCTATGGGAAATGTCGGGGCAATTATTTTGGATTTAACCGATGTGCCCATGTTGGGGGTGACGGCTTGTTTGGCGATTGAAAATATGGTTTTAGAAGCCTTAGAACAGGGGCGGGTGGTGTATATTGTGGGGGCGGCGGGAAGTACCCACAATCGCCTGCAAAAATTCGGGGTGTTAGACCGTTTACCCCTGGATCATTTGGTGAGTGAACGCCGTTTGGCACTGGCGAAAGCCTTGGTGGAGTTGAATATACCCGTATCCCATTCCTTGGTGGGAAGTGGGGAGAAAGTTCTCCATTCCTAG
- the dcm gene encoding DNA (cytosine-5-)-methyltransferase, whose protein sequence is MRVFQLGEMFCGPGGMGLGVKLANMEWEAKGWQVQHAWAIDYDADSCATYRHSLCPEEEHKVICADVRNFDITILPKINAFAFGFPCNDFSLVGEKQGIYGKFGPLYQYGIHVLNQFEPDWFIAENVGGLRSANQGQTFLKILAELQGAGSGYELTTHLYNFADYGVPQIRQRIIIVGIKKCLNLKFLVPAPTHLNQHITARQALETPPILPGVANQEITRQSASVVARLKHILPGENAWTANIPPELRLNVKGATMSQIYKRLDPDKPAYTITGSGGGGTHVYHWEEHRALTNRERARLQTFPDDFTFYGSKESVRRQIGMAVPPLAAKVIIDAILKTFAGIDYPTITPKWQMAQSSVTDYKQLRLLEQTGCYLT, encoded by the coding sequence ATGAGAGTTTTTCAATTAGGAGAAATGTTTTGCGGGCCAGGGGGTATGGGGCTAGGAGTGAAACTGGCCAATATGGAATGGGAAGCAAAAGGATGGCAAGTCCAACACGCATGGGCGATTGATTATGATGCGGATAGTTGTGCAACTTATCGCCATAGTCTTTGTCCTGAAGAAGAGCATAAGGTTATTTGTGCAGATGTTCGTAATTTTGATATTACCATCTTACCTAAAATCAACGCATTCGCCTTTGGTTTTCCCTGCAATGACTTTAGTTTAGTGGGAGAGAAACAAGGTATTTATGGAAAATTCGGTCCACTCTATCAGTATGGGATTCATGTTCTTAATCAGTTTGAACCTGATTGGTTTATCGCTGAAAATGTGGGGGGACTTCGGAGTGCAAATCAAGGACAAACATTTTTGAAAATTTTAGCAGAACTTCAGGGTGCCGGTTCAGGTTATGAGTTAACCACTCACCTGTATAATTTTGCTGATTATGGGGTACCGCAGATACGCCAGCGCATTATTATTGTCGGTATTAAAAAATGTCTAAATCTCAAATTTTTAGTCCCTGCACCAACCCATCTCAATCAACATATTACTGCTCGCCAAGCCCTAGAAACTCCCCCCATTTTACCCGGTGTTGCCAATCAAGAAATTACCAGGCAATCTGCATCGGTTGTGGCTCGTCTGAAACATATTCTTCCTGGCGAAAATGCTTGGACGGCTAACATTCCTCCAGAATTGCGCTTGAATGTTAAAGGAGCAACGATGAGTCAAATCTACAAACGCTTAGACCCAGATAAACCAGCCTACACGATCACAGGGAGTGGGGGTGGGGGTACTCATGTTTATCATTGGGAAGAACATCGAGCTTTAACCAATCGTGAACGGGCACGATTACAAACATTTCCCGATGATTTTACGTTCTATGGTTCTAAGGAAAGTGTGCGGCGACAGATCGGCATGGCTGTACCTCCCCTTGCCGCTAAAGTCATTATTGATGCCATACTCAAAACCTTTGCAGGCATAGATTATCCCACAATCACCCCTAAGTGGCAGATGGCGCAATCATCTGTCACGGATTATAAACAGTTGCGTTTGTTGGAGCAAACAGGATGTTACCTCACCTAA
- a CDS encoding NAD(P)H-quinone oxidoreductase subunit N produces MGLLVIGNAFEQDLATQGALAVWVPPEGGHEGRYQRRLKGAGYRTLHMTARGMGDLEAFLTRFHGVRPAHLGKALAQTAAVGDVYYFPPLLDNALAALPPQAKGLVLWLIEGKVLSRQELRYLSLVPSLNPRCKVVVEVASDREFRWQSLSQFLA; encoded by the coding sequence ATGGGACTTTTGGTAATTGGGAATGCGTTTGAACAGGATTTAGCCACCCAAGGGGCGTTGGCGGTTTGGGTGCCGCCGGAAGGGGGGCATGAGGGACGGTATCAGCGGCGGCTCAAGGGGGCAGGCTATCGCACCCTCCACATGACGGCCCGGGGGATGGGGGATTTGGAAGCCTTTTTGACCCGGTTTCATGGGGTGCGGCCGGCGCATTTGGGAAAAGCCCTGGCCCAAACGGCGGCGGTGGGGGATGTGTATTATTTCCCGCCTTTATTGGATAATGCCCTGGCCGCTTTGCCCCCCCAGGCGAAGGGTTTAGTCCTCTGGTTAATCGAAGGTAAGGTGTTATCCCGGCAGGAATTGCGCTATCTGAGTTTGGTGCCGTCTTTGAACCCCCGCTGTAAGGTGGTGGTCGAGGTGGCGAGTGACCGGGAATTTCGCTGGCAGTCCCTCTCCCAATTTCTCGCTTGA
- a CDS encoding type IV pilin-like G/H family protein, protein MAANLKVKLLQHLAKKNDSKGFTLVELLVVVVIIGILAAIALPSFLAQTAKAKQSEARSTLGSWAKAQKAFRTDNNAFSTDWASLSLGLETQTKNYDYEQTGGGAALNVDGFGTSRSQDLKGYAARVVVVTNKIITIETANGDITEVAVDMPDGLCEAIYPGTDKLDAPDVSLTEDGDVQVVCAEGSVNFRTGT, encoded by the coding sequence ATGGCCGCTAACTTGAAGGTAAAACTGCTCCAGCACTTGGCGAAGAAAAACGACAGCAAAGGTTTCACCCTGGTGGAACTGCTGGTGGTGGTCGTGATCATCGGTATCCTGGCCGCGATTGCCCTGCCCTCCTTCCTGGCTCAGACCGCCAAGGCCAAACAGTCCGAAGCTCGTAGTACCTTAGGTTCTTGGGCTAAGGCACAAAAGGCCTTCCGCACAGACAACAATGCCTTTTCTACTGATTGGGCATCTCTTAGTCTAGGCTTGGAGACTCAAACCAAGAATTACGACTATGAACAAACCGGTGGTGGGGCTGCTCTCAATGTCGATGGCTTCGGTACGAGCCGTAGCCAAGATTTGAAGGGCTATGCTGCCCGGGTAGTTGTTGTGACCAATAAAATCATCACTATCGAAACTGCCAATGGTGACATAACCGAGGTTGCTGTGGATATGCCGGATGGTCTCTGCGAAGCTATCTATCCGGGAACCGACAAGTTAGATGCTCCTGATGTGAGTTTGACCGAAGATGGTGATGTCCAAGTAGTTTGTGCCGAGGGTAGCGTTAACTTCCGGACTGGTACATAG
- a CDS encoding monovalent cation/H(+) antiporter subunit G, translating to MEIASGVCFGVGLILWWWGTPILLTRRSILFKLHYLSVADTLGSLALMVGLVIRRPQEWSLWLLAVLSLVMWNTVLGYVLAYCAHPPERKRDE from the coding sequence GTGGAGATTGCCAGCGGGGTATGTTTCGGGGTCGGGCTGATTCTCTGGTGGTGGGGCACGCCCATCCTGCTGACCCGCCGTTCGATTTTATTTAAGTTGCACTATCTATCGGTGGCGGATACCCTAGGTTCCCTGGCGTTGATGGTGGGTTTAGTGATCCGCCGTCCGCAGGAATGGTCGTTGTGGTTGTTGGCGGTGCTGTCCCTGGTGATGTGGAATACGGTGCTGGGGTATGTGTTGGCTTATTGCGCCCACCCACCGGAGCGAAAGCGTGACGAGTGA
- a CDS encoding HAD-IC family P-type ATPase: MVSSASEHLSAGQWHQMSIADVAASLGTDLAMGLGRAEVAQRRERYGWNELQGQAGKSPIVRFLMEFNQPLIYILLVAGTVTLLLRDWVDAGVIFGVTLINAVIGFIQESKAENAIAALAKSVTTEATVIRNGEKIRLNSRELVPGDLVLLVSGDKVPADVRLMAVRDLQVSEAALTGESVPVEKSSEPLPLATNLADRRNMAYAGSLVTFGQARGIVVAIGNQTETGRISRLMAQSSGLETPLTRKMKRFSQTLLYMILGLAALTFAVVLGEGGRWSEAFKAAVALAVSGIPEGLPAVMTVTLAIGVSRMAQRHAIIRKLPAVETLGSTTVICSDKTGTLTENQMTVQAVYAGGMAYTVSGVGYHAEGAICWNEQAVDIGHNLALRECLRCGLLCNDSHLQMQGGQLAVVGDPTEAALIVSAQKAGLSRPDLESTYPRLDTLPFESQFQYMATLHRHQERSDYQVIYVKGAMEALVSRCDYQLTADGQIIPCDPKQIEQITHDLAAQGLRVLAFAKKEIPGAQREMDHIDHGDIANLTWIGLQGMIDPPRAEAILAVRACQSAGIRVKMITGDHALTAGAIARQLGLMQPETPSVCTGQQLATMNDRDLANAVTASAVFARVAPEQKLRLVEALQAQGEIVAMTGDGVNDAPALKQADIGIAMGITGTEVAKEAADMVLTDDNFASIVAAVEEGRTVYRNLLKTIGFILPVNGGEAMTILVGILVATTLPILPVQILWVNMVSSVALSATLAFEPKSQGTMARGPIPPNQPLLTGKLLWRILTISICNLIVVFGMFEWTLQTTGNITLARTMSVHTLVAAETFYLLSMSQLIPSLFAYLRDRTHPVAYIPAIGVVCVCIFQIFFSQVTAINPLFNTQPMDVTQAFMCIVAGMPVMIPAYLLNRFAPWI; the protein is encoded by the coding sequence ATGGTATCTTCTGCGAGTGAGCATCTATCCGCAGGGCAGTGGCACCAGATGTCTATTGCCGATGTTGCCGCCTCTTTGGGGACAGATTTAGCAATGGGGCTAGGGAGGGCAGAAGTCGCTCAACGTCGGGAGCGTTATGGCTGGAATGAACTACAGGGGCAAGCGGGAAAAAGTCCTATCGTGCGCTTTCTAATGGAATTTAACCAACCTTTGATTTATATTTTGCTCGTGGCTGGTACGGTGACCTTACTGTTACGGGATTGGGTGGATGCGGGGGTAATTTTTGGCGTTACATTGATTAATGCCGTGATTGGCTTTATCCAAGAATCAAAAGCAGAAAATGCCATCGCCGCTCTTGCCAAATCGGTCACCACCGAGGCGACCGTTATACGGAACGGTGAAAAAATACGGCTCAATTCCCGTGAACTGGTTCCCGGCGATTTGGTATTGCTCGTTTCTGGCGATAAGGTGCCTGCGGATGTGCGGTTGATGGCGGTGCGGGACTTGCAGGTGAGTGAAGCCGCCTTGACTGGAGAATCGGTTCCCGTCGAGAAATCCAGTGAGCCACTCCCCTTGGCAACCAACCTAGCGGATCGCCGCAATATGGCTTATGCGGGCAGTTTGGTGACCTTTGGACAAGCCCGAGGCATTGTGGTGGCGATTGGCAACCAGACGGAAACGGGGCGCATTTCCCGGCTGATGGCGCAAAGTAGCGGACTGGAAACCCCACTCACCCGCAAGATGAAACGGTTTAGCCAGACGCTTTTGTACATGATTTTGGGCTTGGCGGCGTTGACCTTTGCGGTGGTGCTGGGTGAGGGAGGTCGGTGGTCGGAAGCGTTTAAGGCAGCTGTTGCCCTGGCGGTGAGTGGGATTCCCGAAGGACTGCCAGCTGTGATGACAGTAACCCTGGCGATTGGGGTCAGTCGGATGGCACAACGACACGCCATTATCCGCAAATTGCCTGCGGTCGAAACCCTGGGGAGTACCACTGTCATTTGTTCTGACAAAACCGGCACCCTGACGGAAAATCAGATGACCGTCCAGGCGGTCTATGCCGGGGGCATGGCGTACACGGTGAGTGGTGTGGGTTACCATGCCGAAGGCGCTATTTGCTGGAATGAACAGGCTGTGGACATCGGTCACAACCTGGCTTTGCGGGAGTGTTTGCGGTGCGGTTTGTTGTGCAATGATTCCCATCTCCAGATGCAGGGGGGGCAACTTGCCGTCGTCGGCGATCCCACGGAAGCCGCATTAATTGTCTCAGCCCAAAAAGCGGGGCTTAGCCGCCCCGATCTGGAATCAACTTACCCCCGCCTGGATACCCTCCCCTTTGAATCCCAGTTTCAGTACATGGCAACCTTGCACCGGCACCAGGAACGCTCTGATTACCAGGTGATTTACGTCAAAGGGGCGATGGAAGCCCTGGTGTCCCGATGCGATTATCAACTCACGGCGGATGGTCAAATCATCCCTTGCGACCCCAAGCAAATTGAGCAGATCACCCACGACCTGGCTGCCCAGGGCTTACGGGTACTGGCGTTTGCCAAAAAAGAGATACCTGGGGCACAGCGGGAGATGGATCACATTGATCACGGGGATATTGCCAATTTGACCTGGATCGGATTGCAGGGGATGATCGACCCCCCCAGAGCCGAAGCCATCCTGGCGGTGCGAGCCTGTCAATCGGCGGGCATCCGGGTCAAGATGATTACGGGGGACCATGCCCTGACCGCTGGAGCCATCGCCCGGCAATTGGGACTGATGCAACCGGAAACCCCATCCGTATGCACCGGGCAACAACTGGCAACCATGAATGATCGGGACCTCGCCAATGCCGTGACCGCCAGTGCCGTGTTTGCACGGGTTGCCCCTGAACAAAAACTGCGTTTAGTGGAAGCCTTGCAAGCCCAAGGGGAAATTGTCGCCATGACAGGGGATGGGGTGAACGATGCCCCAGCCTTAAAGCAGGCAGATATTGGTATTGCGATGGGAATTACGGGCACAGAAGTTGCGAAAGAAGCGGCGGATATGGTGTTGACCGATGATAACTTTGCATCCATTGTTGCCGCCGTCGAAGAAGGACGCACGGTTTATCGCAACCTCCTCAAAACCATTGGCTTTATCTTACCTGTGAATGGTGGCGAAGCCATGACCATTTTGGTAGGCATCCTTGTTGCTACTACCTTGCCGATTTTGCCTGTACAAATTCTCTGGGTCAATATGGTGAGTTCTGTGGCGCTCAGTGCGACCCTTGCCTTTGAGCCAAAATCACAGGGCACGATGGCGCGAGGACCTATTCCTCCCAATCAACCCCTCCTCACGGGTAAATTATTGTGGCGTATCCTGACCATTTCCATCTGCAATCTAATCGTGGTTTTTGGTATGTTTGAATGGACTTTACAAACCACAGGCAATATCACTTTGGCTCGCACCATGTCCGTTCACACCCTGGTTGCGGCTGAAACTTTTTACTTGTTAAGCATGAGTCAATTGATACCATCCCTATTTGCTTATTTAAGAGATCGCACTCACCCGGTTGCTTATATTCCGGCAATTGGGGTAGTTTGCGTTTGTATTTTTCAAATATTCTTTAGTCAGGTGACCGCCATCAACCCCCTATTTAACACCCAGCCAATGGATGTAACCCAAGCCTTCATGTGCATTGTTGCGGGAATGCCAGTTATGATTCCTGCCTACTTACTCAATCGGTTTGCACCTTGGATATAA
- a CDS encoding ABC transporter ATP-binding protein — MVDSAIVLEEVGFGWSEARPALVSCNLRVPQGAFWMLLGANGSGKSTLLKLLAGLITPTQGRIRLAGAVGLVMQNPDHQVIMPSVGADVAFGLADVPPHLWPERVEQALRLVGLWELHQRPVYALSGGQKQRLAIAGCLARRVPILLLDEPTAFLDPEQQLELAQQVQHLVRTTGITALWVTHRLEELVYCDQAVLLAEGRITQQGTGAQLQQYIHQHHLDAQTA; from the coding sequence GTGGTTGATTCCGCCATTGTTTTGGAAGAGGTGGGGTTCGGTTGGTCGGAGGCACGACCGGCCTTGGTGTCCTGCAATTTGCGGGTACCCCAGGGGGCGTTTTGGATGCTCTTGGGGGCCAATGGCAGTGGTAAATCCACCCTGTTGAAACTGTTGGCGGGGTTGATCACGCCTACCCAGGGGCGGATTCGCTTGGCGGGGGCGGTGGGATTGGTCATGCAAAATCCCGACCATCAGGTGATCATGCCCAGCGTGGGGGCGGATGTGGCGTTTGGGTTGGCGGACGTACCCCCGCACCTCTGGCCCGAACGGGTGGAGCAAGCCCTGCGGTTGGTGGGGTTGTGGGAATTGCACCAGCGACCGGTCTATGCCCTCAGTGGCGGTCAAAAGCAACGGTTGGCGATTGCGGGGTGTTTGGCCCGGCGGGTACCGATTTTGCTGTTGGATGAACCCACCGCCTTTTTGGACCCGGAACAGCAGTTGGAACTGGCGCAACAGGTACAGCATTTGGTGCGGACAACGGGCATTACCGCCCTGTGGGTCACCCATCGCCTGGAGGAATTGGTCTATTGCGACCAAGCGGTACTTTTAGCCGAAGGACGCATTACCCAGCAGGGCACGGGGGCGCAACTACAGCAGTACATTCACCAGCACCATCTGGATGCCCAGACCGCTTGA
- a CDS encoding Na+/H+ antiporter subunit E, with protein MVGTILLRLILWLLLTANFTGVNLLVGLLVAVLLPGGMRVRRSWTELGRGLGQMLRAIPQAYREAVEMMVTPHTQEKIQVHPVAPNRTPGLIFLDTFLITFTPKTIVLNYQEPEGYVVHHLYPPTDNHSGGQKS; from the coding sequence ATGGTAGGGACGATTCTCCTGCGATTGATTCTGTGGCTCCTGCTGACAGCGAATTTTACGGGGGTAAATCTGCTGGTGGGCTTGCTGGTGGCGGTGCTCCTGCCGGGGGGGATGCGGGTGCGGCGGAGTTGGACAGAGTTGGGGCGGGGGTTGGGGCAGATGCTACGGGCGATTCCCCAGGCTTATCGGGAAGCGGTGGAAATGATGGTTACCCCCCATACCCAGGAGAAAATTCAGGTACACCCAGTGGCTCCCAACCGCACCCCGGGGTTGATTTTTTTGGATACATTTTTAATTACCTTTACGCCGAAAACGATTGTGTTGAATTATCAAGAACCGGAGGGGTATGTGGTGCATCATTTATACCCGCCAACGGACAATCATTCCGGGGGGCAAAAATCCTGA